The proteins below are encoded in one region of Phoenix dactylifera cultivar Barhee BC4 unplaced genomic scaffold, palm_55x_up_171113_PBpolish2nd_filt_p 001190F, whole genome shotgun sequence:
- the LOC120108126 gene encoding 3-isopropylmalate dehydratase large subunit, chloroplastic-like has product MLCNSFCYLYFLLFAVLLHVHSNEDPAYVFDLMLHYLANEFLFYDQGKKVKVPTFLVPATQKVWMDIYGLPVPGSGGKTCSQIFEEAGCEVPASPSCAACMGGPLDTYARINERQASLLSRGISLEIFLFVQPRLVASSWFNHKPLLVHTTLMC; this is encoded by the exons ATGCTGTGTAATTCTTTCTGCTATTTATACTTTCTGCTATTTGCGGTTCTATTACATGTACATTCAAATGAAGATCCTGCTTATGTTTTTGACTTGATGTTGCACTACTTGGCTAATGAGTTTCTATTCTATGACCAGGGGAAAAAGGTGAAGGTACCCACTTTTCTTGTCCCTGCTACACAAAAG GTATGGATGGATATATATGGCCTTCCGGTGCCAGGATCTGGTGGCAAGACTTGCTCTCAGATATTTGAGGAAGCTGGTTGTGAGGTTCCGGCAAGTCCTAGTTGTGCAGCTTGTATGGGTGGCCCGCTAGACACTTACGCACGGATCAATGAACGTCAGGCAAGTTTGTTATCTCGTGGAATTTCTTTAGAGATATTTTTGTTTGTCCAACCCAGATTGGTCGCAAGCAGTTGGTTCAACCACAAGCCTCTGCTAGTACACACTACTCTAATGTGTTAG